In one window of Hevea brasiliensis isolate MT/VB/25A 57/8 unplaced genomic scaffold, ASM3005281v1 Scaf115, whole genome shotgun sequence DNA:
- the LOC110636337 gene encoding anthocyanidin 3-O-glucosyltransferase 7-like, whose product MSVTKSSPPAGHVAACVFPFASHPMALFGLVCRLAKEAPQLQFSFLCTQRSNSMVLSNETNILPTNIKTYDVDNGSPEGIDHLTLDHALEGKYFFKQFPGNFRRGIDTAVAETGGRSVTFLIIDACFSFDLGKLAEEMNVPWVAFMVPAPHDLAVWFQKDLIQQLYTNAQTHDDHPEDQVVDIIPGLPPVPFKDFQDEVFQRNPSSPVVQILSSMAQKITQASAIVWSSCEELNPSFLTNYLKSKAQNLLFVGSLNLSGTDATGHLTWLDRQKTASVVYISFGTVAAPGREELEALAEALEERGVPFLWSLKDKFKEYLPDGFIERTRTRGKVVPWASQRKVLGHRSIGVHVTQSGYGSVLDSILCGVPMICRSVWADNHLNAKMVEEVWGIGVRFENRVITKSGMLKCLDMIFQQDKGKEIRQAATALKQVLEKAAGPDGVAAKHFETLLQIISEK is encoded by the exons ATGTCAGTAACCAAAAGTTCACCGCCG gcAGGGCATGTTGCCGCGTGTGTATTTCCGTTCGCCAGTCATCCAATGGCTCTCTTTGGCCTGGTGTGTAGACTAGCAAAAGAAGCTCCTCAACTGCAGTTTTCTTTCCTCTGCACTCAAAGATCAAACTCAATGGTCTTGTCAAATGAAACTAATATCCTCCCAACCAATATCAAAACCTATGACGTGGACAATGGCTCGCCGGAAGGGATTGATCACTTAACATTAGATCATGCACTGGAAGGTAAGTACTTCTTTAAACAGTTCCCGGGGAACTTCAGACGCGGAATTGATACAGCGGTGGCAGAGACAGGTGGTAGAAGTGTAACCTTCCTGATAATAGATGCCTGTTTCTCGTTTGACCTTGGCAAGTTGGCCGAGGAGATGAATGTGCCATGGGTAGCGTTTATGGTACCTGCACCTCATGATCTTGCTGTCTGGTTCCAAAAGGATCTCATTCAACAGCTCTACACTAATGCTCAAACCCACGATgatcacccagaagaccaagtcGTAGATATCATTCCAGGTTTACCTCCAGTACCCTTTaaagacttccaagatgaagtgTTCCAGAGAAATCCCAGTAGTCCAGTTGTCCAAATTTTATCATCAATGGCACAAAAAATAACTCAAGCATCTGCAATTGTGTGGAGCTCTTGTGAAGAACTAAATCCTAGTTTCCTCACAAATTATCTCAAGTCCAAGGCTCAAAATTTACTCTTTGTGGGTTCATTAAACCTATCCGGCACAGATGCTACAGGGCACCTGACATGGCTGGATAGACAAAAAACTGCGTCTGTTGTATATATAAGCTTCGGAACAGTCGCAGCCCCTGGTCGTGAGGAGTTAGAGGCATTAGCTGAAGCGCTTGAAGAGAGGGGTGTTCCATTTCTTTGGTCTCTCAAGGACAAGTTCAAGGAGTATCTGCCTGATGGATTTATTGAGAGGACTCGAACCCGCGGAAAGGTGGTTCCATGGGCATCCCAGAGGAAAGTACTGGGACATCGTTCAATTGGTGTACATGTGACTCAAAGCGGCTACGGTTCTGTTTTAGACAGCATCCTGTGTGGAGTGCCAATGATATGCAGGTCAGTGTGGGCAGACAATCATTTGAATGCGAAGATGGTGGAGGAGGTGTGGGGGATTGGAGTGAGATTCGAGAATAGAGTAATCACTAAGTCTGGAATGCTCAAGTGTTTGGACATGATTTTCCAACAGGACAAAGGGAAGGAGATCAGACAAGCAGCTACTGCCCTCAAACAAGTTTTGGAAAAGGCAGCTGGACCAGATGGCGTTGCTGCTAAACATTTCGAAACTCTGTTGCAGATTATCTCTGAGAAGTAA
- the LOC131176452 gene encoding anthocyanidin 3-O-glucosyltransferase 7-like: MALFGLVCRLAKEAPQLQFSFLCTQRSNSMVLSNETNILPTNIKTYDVDDGLPERVDHLTLDHALESKYFFKQFPENFRRGVDTAVAETGGRSVTFLIIDAFFSFDLGKLAEEMNVPWVAFMVPAPYDLAVWFEKDLIQQFYTNAQTHNDHPEDQVVDIIPGLPPVPFKDFHYEVFQRNPSSPVVQILSSMVRKITQASAIVWSSYEELNPSFLTNYLKSKAQNLLFVGSLNLSGTDATGHLTWLDRQKTASVVYISFGTIVAPGREELKALAEALEESGVPFLWSLKDKFKEYLPDGFVERTGTHGKVVPWASQRKVLGHPSIGVHVTHSGYGSVLESILCGVPMICRSVWADSHLNAKMVEEVWGIGVRFENRVITKSGMLKCLDMIFQQDKGKEIKQAATALKQVLEKAAGPDGVAAKHFETLLQIICEK, translated from the coding sequence ATGGCTCTCTTTGGCCTGGTGTGTAGACTAGCAAAAGAAGCCCCTCAACTGCAGTTTTCTTTCCTCTGCACTCAAAGATCAAACTCAATGGTCTTGTCAAATGAAACTAATATCCTCCCAACCAATATCAAAACCTATGATGTGGACGATGGCTTGCCGGAAAGGGTTGATCACTTAACATTAGATCATGCACTGGAAAGTAAGTACTTCTTTAAACAGTTCCCGGAGAACTTCAGACGCGGTGTTGATACAGCGGTGGCAGAGACAGGTGGTAGAAGTGTAACCTTCCTGATAATAGATGCCTTTTTCTCGTTTGACCTTGGCAAGTTGGCAGAGGAGATGAATGTGCCATGGGTAGCGTTTATGGTACCTGCACCTTATGATCTTGCTGTCTGGTTCGAAAAGGATCTCATTCAACAGTTCTACACTAATGCTCAAACCCACAATgatcacccagaagaccaagtcGTAGATATCATTCCAGGGTTACCTCCAGTACCCTTTAAAGACTTCCACTATGAAGTATTCCAGAGAAATCCCAGTAGTCCAGTTGTCCAAATTTTATCATCAATGGTACGAAAAATTACTCAAGCATCTGCAATTGTGTGGAGCTCTTACGAAGAACTAAATCCTAGTTTCCTCACAAATTATCTCAAGTCCAAGGCTCAAAATTTACTCTTTGTGGGTTCATTAAACCTATCAGGCACAGATGCTACGGGGCACCTGACATGGCTGGATCGACAAAAAACTGCGTCTGTTGTATATATAAGCTTCGGAACAATCGTAGCCCCGGGTCGCGAGGAGTTAAAGGCATTAGCTGAAGCGCTTGAAGAGAGTGGTGTTCCATTTCTTTGGTCTCTCAAGGACAAGTTCAAGGAGTATCTGCCTGATGGATTTGTCGAGAGGACTGGAACCCACGGAAAGGTGGTTCCATGGGCATCCCAGAGGAAAGTATTGGGACATCCTTCAATTGGTGTACATGTGACTCACAGCGGCTACGGTTCTGTTTTAGAAAGCATCTTGTGTGGAGTGCCAATGATATGCAGGTCAGTGTGGGCAGACAGTCATTTGAATGCGAAGATGGTGGAGGAGGTGTGGGGGATTGGAGTGAGATTCGAGAATAGAGTAATCACTAAGTCTGGAATGCTCAAGTGTTTGGACATGATTTTCCAACAGGACAAAGGGAAGGAGATCAAACAAGCAGCTACTGCCCTCAAACAAGTTTTGGAAAAGGCAGCTGGACCAGATGGTGTTGCTGCTAAACATTTCGAAACTCTGTTGCAGATTATCTGTGAGAAGTAA